A genomic stretch from Candidatus Zixiibacteriota bacterium includes:
- a CDS encoding BatA domain-containing protein, protein MEFLNPGALLGFLALPLLLVPYLVRRKPQSFVFSSLLLFEEIDPRSRPRPWGRLRLPPIFFLQLLLLVLLILALGEPVSTARPSKVALVFDNSASMQALEGSRTRFALAQEKARELLSAAGAPAAVDLYLWLPRLERWNERSLTAAEARREIGRLQPYDLPDLPVDHTETFDRLAREHGYDRIYFFTDHPSRSQSGITRVVSVGEPKPNLAVTSFRLARASLGSPSLEATVELTNLSGREARVSLAIKSGSSTLASRELRVEAGRAAQVGFEGLPHRPYYQAEIVTSDALPLDNSRFAVPPRGKAMRVLAVSPRPQALASLRSIPGLELEIVPPERYLQTPRSDFAVEIFHFATPAGLPDNPALFVLPPEHNPLASLGQPLGRVVVSTWRDPHPLTRYVNFALFRPPYARHVRPRMPAVAVIESPEGPLAVAAEARTLRYLVLGFDPFPYLGRDNLPVSIFTLNFLDWLAGSSGSPQVTTGEGLVFTPVEQGDRLVLPAGGEIALARGSSRFQGTFYQGIYRLQRGHQAELTPVNFDSVTESDLRTAQPIAVGQQTGGGTNPSVLRSLWPYLAFFSFVLLIVEWFVSPAGGGTYPPVSGSRPSLRRIFGSA, encoded by the coding sequence ATGGAATTTCTCAATCCCGGTGCGCTCCTCGGTTTCCTGGCGCTTCCCCTGCTCCTGGTTCCCTATCTGGTGCGCCGAAAACCGCAATCGTTCGTCTTTTCGAGCCTGCTGCTTTTCGAGGAAATCGACCCGCGTTCCCGCCCGCGGCCGTGGGGCCGGCTGCGGTTACCCCCTATATTCTTTTTGCAGTTGCTGCTCCTCGTCCTGCTGATCCTGGCGCTCGGGGAACCGGTGTCGACGGCGCGGCCGAGCAAGGTGGCGCTGGTATTCGACAACTCGGCGAGCATGCAGGCTCTGGAAGGGTCCCGAACCCGGTTCGCGCTCGCCCAGGAAAAGGCCCGGGAGCTTCTCTCGGCTGCCGGCGCGCCGGCGGCCGTGGACCTGTACCTGTGGCTGCCGCGCCTGGAGCGCTGGAACGAGCGCTCCCTGACTGCGGCCGAAGCGCGCCGGGAGATCGGTCGTCTCCAGCCGTACGATCTTCCCGACCTTCCCGTCGATCACACCGAGACCTTCGACCGCCTCGCGCGCGAGCATGGCTATGACAGGATCTATTTTTTCACCGACCATCCATCCAGAAGCCAATCCGGGATCACGCGGGTGGTAAGCGTGGGCGAGCCGAAACCCAACCTTGCCGTGACCTCTTTCAGGCTTGCGCGCGCGTCGTTGGGCTCCCCCTCGCTCGAAGCGACCGTGGAGCTCACGAACCTCTCCGGAAGAGAGGCGCGAGTTTCCCTCGCAATCAAGAGCGGCTCCTCCACCCTCGCGAGCCGGGAGCTCAGGGTCGAGGCGGGAAGAGCAGCGCAGGTCGGGTTCGAGGGCCTGCCGCATCGGCCCTACTATCAGGCCGAGATAGTCACGAGCGATGCGCTCCCCCTGGACAACTCCCGTTTTGCGGTCCCGCCGCGGGGCAAGGCGATGCGGGTGCTTGCGGTTTCGCCGCGTCCGCAGGCACTGGCAAGCCTGCGTTCTATACCCGGGCTGGAGCTCGAAATCGTACCTCCTGAGCGTTACTTGCAAACCCCGCGCTCCGATTTCGCCGTCGAGATCTTTCACTTTGCCACGCCGGCCGGACTGCCTGACAATCCTGCTCTGTTTGTCCTGCCTCCGGAACACAATCCGCTGGCCTCCCTCGGGCAACCGCTTGGGCGCGTGGTTGTCTCGACCTGGCGGGACCCCCATCCGCTCACCCGTTACGTCAACTTTGCGTTGTTCCGCCCACCCTACGCCCGCCACGTTCGGCCTCGAATGCCCGCGGTAGCGGTGATCGAGAGCCCGGAGGGCCCCCTCGCCGTTGCTGCCGAGGCCCGTACCCTTCGTTATCTGGTTCTCGGCTTCGATCCATTTCCTTATCTGGGCCGTGACAATCTTCCGGTGTCGATCTTCACGTTGAACTTTCTCGATTGGCTTGCCGGCAGCTCCGGCTCTCCACAGGTCACGACCGGAGAAGGGCTCGTCTTTACTCCAGTGGAACAAGGTGATCGTCTGGTCTTGCCCGCGGGAGGGGAAATCGCCCTGGCTCGAGGAAGCAGCCGGTTTCAAGGAACTTTTTACCAGGGCATCTATCGGCTCCAGCGTGGCCACCAAGCAGAACTGACTCCGGTCAACTTCGACAGCGTTACCGAGTCGGATCTGCGCACTGCCCAGCCCATCGCCGTGGGACAGCAGACTGGAGGAGGGACGAACCCCTCCGTGCTCCGCTCTCTCTGGCCGTACCTGGCGTTCTTCTCTTTCGTATTGCTGATCGTCGAATGGTTTGTGAGCCCCGCCGGTGGCGGGACGTATCCCCCGGTCTCAGGGTCGCGCCCCTCGCTGAGGCGGATTTTCGGGTCCGCATGA
- a CDS encoding SCO family protein, protein MNLSRTRLLLLALCVLTLGVASGTALWIKLGPLPGAARSRSAPLEGLNDYGAVPDFRLTERSGRAVGLGDLRGAVWVADFIYTSCTDTCPLQTAQMARLQRELRDFPGVRLVSISVDPEKDSPAVLSAYADRYRADASRWLFLTGERSEIVRLVQNGFRLSAVAAADDGVILHSPRFVLVDREARIRGYYDSRDPEALKRLLNDLGRLAGA, encoded by the coding sequence TTCCAGAACGCGCCTGCTGCTTCTGGCGCTTTGCGTTTTGACCCTCGGCGTCGCTTCGGGGACGGCGCTCTGGATCAAGCTCGGACCTCTCCCCGGCGCCGCCCGCTCCCGTTCGGCCCCCCTGGAGGGCCTGAACGACTACGGAGCAGTTCCCGACTTCCGGCTCACCGAGCGCAGCGGCCGAGCCGTCGGGCTCGGGGACCTTCGCGGCGCCGTTTGGGTTGCCGATTTCATCTATACAAGCTGCACCGATACCTGCCCCTTGCAGACCGCCCAGATGGCCAGGTTGCAGCGGGAGCTCAGGGATTTCCCGGGCGTCAGGCTGGTTTCCATTTCCGTCGACCCCGAAAAGGATAGTCCGGCGGTTCTCTCGGCCTACGCCGACCGCTACCGGGCCGACGCCAGCCGATGGTTGTTTCTCACCGGTGAGAGAAGCGAGATCGTCCGCCTCGTGCAGAACGGCTTTCGTCTGAGCGCCGTAGCCGCCGCGGACGACGGCGTCATTCTTCACAGTCCGCGCTTCGTCCTTGTGGACAGAGAGGCGCGAATTCGGGGATACTACGACAGCCGGGATCCCGAGGCCCTCAAACGCCTGCTGAACGATCTTGGCAGGCTGGCCGGGGCTTGA
- the queC gene encoding 7-cyano-7-deazaguanine synthase QueC: protein MASKPAVVLLSGGVDSATAAAIAKQQGFDLHALTVDYGQRHRRELESAARVAAWLGARRHLVIDLDLRAIGGSALTDPAIEVPKGRQTQAMAASIPVTYVPARNTIFLALALALAETVDSEDIFFGANQLDYSGYPDCREAFIRAFEAAANLGTRAGVERGKRITVHTPLIAMTKAEIIKTGLRLGLDYGQTWSCYDPAPDRPCGACDSCRLRAKGFEEAGLVDPLLHR from the coding sequence ATGGCTAGCAAACCGGCCGTCGTGCTCTTGAGCGGCGGCGTGGATTCCGCCACGGCCGCCGCCATAGCGAAGCAGCAGGGCTTCGATCTGCACGCGCTCACCGTCGACTACGGCCAGCGCCACCGCAGAGAGCTGGAATCGGCTGCCCGGGTGGCCGCGTGGCTGGGCGCGCGAAGACACCTGGTGATCGATCTCGACCTGCGGGCCATCGGCGGCTCGGCGCTCACCGACCCCGCGATCGAGGTTCCGAAAGGGCGCCAGACGCAGGCCATGGCGGCCTCGATACCCGTAACCTACGTGCCCGCGCGCAATACGATTTTCCTGGCGCTGGCGCTGGCGCTGGCGGAAACGGTCGATTCCGAAGACATCTTCTTCGGCGCCAATCAGCTCGACTACAGCGGCTATCCGGATTGCCGCGAGGCTTTCATCCGCGCCTTCGAGGCGGCGGCGAACCTCGGCACGAGGGCCGGTGTGGAACGGGGAAAGCGCATCACCGTCCACACGCCGTTGATCGCGATGACCAAAGCGGAGATCATCAAAACCGGGCTCCGGCTCGGACTCGACTACGGGCAGACCTGGAGCTGCTACGATCCCGCGCCGGACCGCCCGTGCGGCGCCTGCGATAGCTGCCGGCTCCGGGCGAAAGGATTCGAAGAGGCCGGGCTCGTCGACCCCTTGCTCCATCGCTAG
- a CDS encoding vitamin K epoxide reductase family protein: protein MAKTVRNGKARKPVSSAGAQRGPNWPVFVLALIGMALTSYLTYAAWQRTLVAGCTPGSACDVVLNSRWSRLFGMPVSFWGLLTYGALAAVAWNRQTADQWKIAWTISLAGLVYSIYLTTVAFFVLDAACPYCLTSLGLMAAIFGVVLYQRPADLPAFSWGPWIAKTGGAGLALTLVLHLFQAGYLGKAPAPEDPWIRGLADHLRRTNAKFYGAYWCPHCQEQKAAFGSSADRLPYIECSPAGRRGPVATACVQAGIESYPTWIINGQRYLGTLSLDNLARYSQYSYSAADSGAKP, encoded by the coding sequence ATGGCGAAGACGGTGAGAAATGGAAAAGCGCGAAAACCCGTTTCTTCCGCCGGGGCGCAGCGCGGCCCGAACTGGCCGGTGTTCGTCCTGGCCCTCATCGGGATGGCCCTGACGTCGTATCTCACCTACGCCGCATGGCAGCGGACGCTCGTCGCCGGATGCACGCCGGGAAGCGCCTGCGACGTCGTGCTCAACAGCCGCTGGTCGAGGTTATTCGGCATGCCCGTCTCGTTCTGGGGGCTGCTCACCTACGGGGCCCTGGCGGCCGTTGCGTGGAACCGGCAGACCGCCGACCAGTGGAAAATCGCCTGGACCATCTCCCTGGCGGGTCTCGTCTACAGCATCTACCTCACGACCGTCGCGTTCTTCGTTCTCGACGCGGCCTGCCCGTACTGTCTCACCTCCCTGGGCCTGATGGCCGCAATCTTTGGCGTGGTGCTTTACCAGCGGCCCGCCGATCTCCCCGCCTTTTCCTGGGGCCCATGGATCGCCAAGACCGGCGGCGCCGGCTTGGCGCTCACCCTGGTCCTGCACCTGTTTCAAGCGGGTTACCTCGGAAAGGCCCCGGCTCCCGAAGATCCGTGGATCCGCGGGCTGGCCGACCACCTGAGGAGAACCAACGCGAAGTTCTACGGTGCCTACTGGTGCCCCCACTGTCAGGAGCAGAAGGCCGCTTTCGGCAGCTCGGCGGATCGACTGCCTTACATCGAGTGCAGCCCCGCCGGACGGCGCGGTCCTGTCGCGACGGCCTGCGTCCAGGCCGGGATCGAGAGCTATCCCACCTGGATCATCAATGGCCAGCGCTACCTCGGAACCCTGAGCCTGGACAACCTGGCGCGCTACAGTCAATACAGTTACAGCGCCGCCGACAGCGGAGCGAAGCCGTGA
- a CDS encoding DUF58 domain-containing protein → MLPEPFTPQFLAQLETLRLRTRKEFLGSHTGSYSSPRRGTSLEFADYRRYAPGDDLRYLDWGIYARSDRLYVKLFREEVDLFAYLFVDASGSMSFPSVEEKFAPAAHIALALAYVVLANHDRVKLHLLQQGGGPTTPFYRGRRRLADCAELTRSAAPAGPLDLAHALGEHLRRIRRPGKAILVSDFLMPTAEYQQGLNLLRAFNLDIAAIQVLTRMEVDPPFARGGLRLIDSESRGEIALQWDPGQRRKYQAKLAQHNLELRSFCHQSGIHYSLYVTDRDLGDFVFATLPAIGLFK, encoded by the coding sequence ATGCTTCCGGAACCCTTCACGCCGCAGTTTCTCGCGCAGCTCGAAACCCTGAGGCTTCGCACCCGGAAGGAATTTCTCGGATCGCACACCGGAAGCTACTCCTCTCCCCGGCGCGGCACGAGCCTCGAGTTTGCCGATTACCGTCGCTATGCGCCGGGCGACGACCTCCGTTATCTCGACTGGGGGATCTACGCGCGCAGCGACCGGCTCTACGTCAAGCTTTTTCGCGAGGAAGTGGATCTGTTCGCGTACCTGTTCGTGGACGCCAGCGGCTCGATGAGCTTCCCGTCCGTGGAGGAGAAATTCGCTCCCGCAGCCCATATCGCGCTGGCGCTCGCGTACGTGGTCCTCGCCAATCACGACCGCGTCAAGCTTCACCTGCTGCAGCAGGGCGGAGGCCCGACCACGCCCTTTTACAGAGGTCGCCGCCGACTGGCCGATTGCGCCGAGCTCACTCGTTCGGCTGCGCCCGCGGGGCCGCTCGATCTCGCTCACGCTCTCGGGGAGCATCTCCGGCGCATTCGCCGTCCGGGAAAGGCGATTCTCGTTTCCGATTTCCTCATGCCGACCGCCGAATACCAGCAGGGGCTCAACCTGCTCCGGGCGTTCAACCTGGACATCGCCGCAATCCAGGTTTTGACGCGGATGGAAGTCGACCCTCCCTTCGCCCGGGGCGGTCTCCGCTTGATCGACAGCGAGAGCCGGGGCGAGATCGCGCTGCAGTGGGACCCCGGCCAGCGCCGTAAGTACCAGGCCAAGCTGGCGCAGCACAACCTCGAGCTGCGCAGCTTCTGCCATCAAAGCGGCATTCACTACTCGCTCTACGTCACCGACCGCGACCTCGGCGACTTCGTCTTCGCGACGCTGCCGGCGATCGGACTTTTCAAATAG
- a CDS encoding rhodanese-like domain-containing protein, with translation MSGALQIRLGLALCLAFALLSQSARAEPGRYPEFAGQPPPASVSFISVEELAEEIHAGKRPLIIDVRTAEEYHEAHILGALSAPLSEFRLYLSSIPRDRLVVLY, from the coding sequence GTGAGCGGGGCGCTGCAGATACGCCTCGGGCTGGCGCTTTGCCTGGCCTTTGCTCTTCTCTCTCAAAGCGCTCGAGCCGAGCCTGGAAGGTACCCGGAGTTCGCAGGCCAGCCGCCCCCCGCAAGCGTCTCGTTCATTTCCGTCGAGGAGCTGGCCGAAGAAATTCATGCAGGGAAAAGGCCCCTCATCATCGACGTTCGCACTGCGGAGGAGTACCACGAGGCCCACATCCTCGGGGCGCTTTCGGCTCCGTTGAGCGAATTCCGGTTGTATCTGAGCAGCATCCCGCGCGACCGGTTGGTGGTCTTGTATTGA